One stretch of Cohnella algarum DNA includes these proteins:
- a CDS encoding DUF4179 domain-containing protein: protein MSIYRELNELRLDVSQFEESALTEEEQKRWEHRVLRKLRKPERAKSGKWVGMASAFLLAMGLIVPLNPATIANVPFVAGLIERFLDQNELLDYSAYKTQIGQTAQNAYGKLTLNEVLVDNDNLLISSTYEPAAGVSFDYRTYLIPRVLVNGEDLVRTRRGQSIEVNDRMYTIYGDIELRDLPDDEHLRVTLAYDTFDLRKPIEEPWVFDISVPTSRLAQDTTTIELNKTVRLQNGQKVTVSKVVSTPVSTMVYYDVTEASEAVHFKIVSADGEELTYREAYVSDEAGEISYGRYAPIDLRKEKYRLVPYDGFDRTGEELSEGIPLP from the coding sequence ATGTCCATCTATCGGGAGTTGAACGAACTGCGGCTGGACGTCTCGCAGTTCGAGGAATCGGCTCTGACCGAGGAGGAGCAAAAGCGGTGGGAGCATCGCGTACTTCGGAAGCTGCGGAAACCCGAACGGGCAAAATCGGGGAAATGGGTCGGCATGGCGTCCGCCTTCTTGCTGGCTATGGGGCTGATCGTGCCCCTTAATCCTGCGACGATCGCGAACGTGCCCTTCGTGGCGGGGCTTATCGAGCGCTTTTTGGATCAAAACGAGCTTCTCGATTATTCGGCCTATAAAACGCAAATCGGCCAAACGGCGCAAAACGCCTACGGCAAGCTGACCCTGAACGAGGTTCTGGTCGATAACGACAACCTGCTCATCAGCTCGACGTACGAGCCGGCGGCGGGGGTTTCGTTCGATTACCGAACCTACCTCATTCCGCGCGTTCTTGTCAACGGTGAAGATCTCGTTCGTACGCGAAGAGGACAGTCCATCGAAGTCAACGACCGCATGTATACGATTTACGGCGATATCGAATTGCGGGATTTGCCGGATGACGAGCATCTTCGGGTGACCCTTGCTTACGACACGTTCGATCTTCGGAAGCCGATCGAGGAGCCTTGGGTCTTCGACATTTCGGTCCCGACAAGCCGGTTGGCGCAGGACACGACGACGATCGAGCTGAACAAGACCGTCAGGCTTCAGAACGGGCAAAAGGTGACGGTGTCAAAGGTCGTGTCGACGCCCGTCTCGACGATGGTCTACTATGACGTTACGGAGGCGTCGGAGGCCGTCCATTTTAAGATCGTATCGGCGGACGGCGAGGAGCTGACGTACCGGGAGGCTTACGTATCCGACGAGGCCGGGGAGATCTCCTATGGCCGATACGCTCCGATCGATCTCCGGAAGGAGAAATACAGGCTCGTCCCGTATGACGGATTCGACCGGACGGGAGAGGAGTTAAGCGAGGGAATCCCTCTTCCTTAG
- a CDS encoding Crp/Fnr family transcriptional regulator, which produces MKSILFKYLNRHTTLAEVEQRAIVDAIRVEEYPKGTVLLRQGDIPDTCFFVLKGCIRQHSVDEAGKEVTSNFYTEEQAIAVFNHHKSDKSSEYTFTCLEDCVLVVGPLETERDMYARFDQLEARKKSMAQVNGDIADRSQPQRPHRFERFQKKHDETNRRAGISRRPAGNGIMAAMEVRGGGLNA; this is translated from the coding sequence ATGAAGAGCATATTGTTCAAGTACCTGAACCGGCACACGACGCTTGCCGAGGTGGAGCAGCGGGCGATCGTGGACGCCATCCGGGTCGAGGAATATCCGAAAGGGACGGTGCTCCTCCGGCAAGGGGACATTCCCGACACCTGTTTTTTCGTACTGAAGGGTTGCATCCGGCAGCATTCGGTCGACGAAGCGGGCAAAGAGGTCACTTCTAACTTTTATACGGAAGAGCAGGCGATCGCGGTTTTTAATCACCATAAATCCGATAAATCTTCCGAGTATACCTTTACGTGCCTGGAGGATTGCGTACTGGTCGTCGGACCTCTGGAAACCGAGCGGGACATGTACGCCCGATTCGATCAGCTGGAAGCGAGGAAGAAAAGCATGGCCCAGGTGAACGGCGATATAGCCGACCGAAGCCAGCCCCAGCGACCACACCGTTTCGAACGCTTCCAGAAAAAGCATGACGAGACAAACCGGAGGGCCGGCATTTCCAGACGGCCTGCGGGAAATGGTATAATGGCAGCAATGGAAGTTCGAGGGGGAGGCCTGAACGCATGA
- a CDS encoding S-layer homology domain-containing protein: MTVTAKSDNPAYTDSEASEPETYTVPEPATPLAKPVVDLTGDDLTWEAVTNADKYEVAIELEDGTSRTVEVTGTSVDLSTLDPALQPGTYTVTVTAKSDNPAYTDSEASEPETYTVPEPATPLAKPVVDLTGDDLTWEAVANADKYEVTIEFEDGTTRTVEVTTGTSVDLSTLDPALQPGTYTVTVTAKSDNPAYTDSEASEPETYTVDQPTEPAVDKTALKAKVTEINEENLQAEGYTQESWQALQDAMEAAQTVLNNEDATQAEVDAALEALTAAREALEEVVQTPVVDKSALQAEADRADDLNEAEYTTASWTNYQAKLTEAQAVLNNEGATQAEVDAALAALQAARQALTLKSGLVAIVPSTGTIEPSVAAGVYDYAMSVDYSVSELQFTLTAAHPEATIAVNGKAATSGQAGDPIALNVGSNVVTVVVKEKDGSEKTYTITVTRQAAPVVSVPSPSPSVEKITVNVEASGHGVVAQTEIERTTNTDGTKSDKVTFTTNKAIEAVDKTLAANAPAVRIVIPDQQDVVKDVRVELPDAALKAVQDAGLDLEIYTDNGMITIPNASLAGINPNLYFHLVPIKQESERKQVEERARTEQIVRQILNNGNVYVVDRPMTIETNMTSRSVNITLPMNDSHVPASPAAREAYLSNLVIFIEHSDGERKVVKPEIGEYAEGKLGLTFTIEKFSTFTILNLNDGANGTLGNGIEGSYHSAYMIGLPDGTFGPTVALTRAQVATILYRVLDLQAADATMSYPDVKATHWAAEAIRQVTKAGLMEGMPDGSFQPEKEITRAEMAVIIGRWKALAGESEHGFADVGGHWAEEMIGKVYQAGYMEGMPDGSFQPNKVLTRAEGVTVFNRVLERGPLYGVEASWSDVPASHWAFHHIEEASRDHYFTSRPEGGETIVE; encoded by the coding sequence GTGACGGTGACGGCGAAGTCGGACAATCCGGCGTATACGGATTCGGAAGCCTCGGAACCGGAGACGTATACGGTACCTGAACCGGCGACTCCGCTGGCGAAGCCGGTAGTCGACTTGACCGGCGACGATCTGACATGGGAAGCCGTTACCAATGCGGACAAGTACGAAGTGGCGATCGAACTTGAGGATGGCACGAGCCGGACAGTCGAAGTAACAGGAACGTCCGTTGACCTGTCGACGCTGGATCCGGCGCTTCAGCCGGGCACCTATACGGTGACGGTGACGGCGAAGTCGGACAATCCGGCGTATACGGATTCGGAAGCCTCGGAACCGGAGACGTATACGGTACCTGAACCGGCGACTCCGCTGGCGAAGCCGGTAGTTGACTTGACCGGCGACGATCTGACATGGGAAGCCGTTGCCAATGCGGACAAATATGAAGTAACGATTGAATTTGAAGATGGCACGACCCGGACAGTCGAAGTTACGACGGGAACGTCCGTTGACCTGTCGACGCTGGATCCGGCGCTTCAGCCGGGCACCTATACGGTGACGGTGACGGCGAAGTCGGACAATCCGGCGTATACGGATTCGGAAGCCTCGGAACCGGAGACGTATACCGTAGACCAGCCGACCGAGCCAGCCGTTGACAAGACGGCTCTGAAAGCAAAAGTAACCGAGATCAACGAAGAGAACTTGCAAGCAGAGGGTTATACGCAGGAGAGTTGGCAAGCGCTGCAAGACGCGATGGAAGCTGCACAGACGGTGCTGAACAACGAAGACGCAACGCAAGCGGAAGTCGATGCAGCCCTGGAAGCCCTGACGGCGGCAAGAGAAGCGCTGGAAGAAGTCGTCCAAACGCCGGTCGTCGACAAGTCGGCACTGCAAGCCGAAGCAGACCGTGCAGATGATCTGAACGAAGCGGAGTACACGACCGCAAGCTGGACGAACTACCAGGCGAAGCTGACGGAAGCGCAAGCGGTGCTAAACAACGAAGGCGCGACCCAAGCGGAAGTCGACGCGGCCCTTGCTGCCCTGCAGGCAGCCCGCCAAGCCTTGACGCTGAAAAGCGGACTTGTAGCGATCGTCCCGTCGACGGGAACGATCGAGCCGAGCGTAGCAGCCGGCGTGTACGACTACGCGATGAGCGTGGACTACAGCGTATCGGAGCTTCAATTTACGCTGACGGCCGCTCATCCGGAAGCGACGATCGCCGTCAACGGCAAGGCCGCAACGAGCGGACAAGCCGGCGATCCGATCGCGCTGAACGTAGGCAGCAATGTCGTGACGGTCGTCGTCAAAGAGAAGGACGGCAGCGAAAAAACGTACACGATCACCGTAACGCGTCAAGCGGCACCGGTCGTTTCGGTACCGTCGCCGTCGCCGAGCGTCGAGAAGATCACCGTTAACGTCGAAGCCAGCGGTCATGGCGTCGTCGCGCAAACGGAGATCGAGAGAACGACGAACACGGACGGCACGAAGAGCGATAAAGTGACGTTTACGACGAACAAAGCTATCGAAGCCGTGGACAAAACGCTGGCCGCAAACGCGCCGGCGGTCCGCATCGTCATTCCGGACCAACAGGACGTCGTCAAGGACGTTCGCGTGGAATTGCCGGATGCGGCGCTGAAAGCCGTACAAGACGCCGGACTAGATCTGGAGATTTACACCGATAACGGCATGATCACCATTCCGAACGCTTCGCTGGCCGGCATCAACCCGAATCTTTACTTCCACCTGGTGCCGATCAAGCAAGAGAGCGAGCGCAAGCAAGTGGAAGAGCGGGCGAGAACGGAACAGATCGTACGGCAAATCCTGAATAACGGAAACGTGTACGTTGTGGATCGCCCGATGACGATCGAAACGAACATGACGAGCCGTTCCGTCAACATCACGCTGCCGATGAACGACAGCCATGTGCCGGCTTCCCCGGCCGCAAGAGAAGCGTACCTGTCGAACCTCGTCATTTTCATCGAGCACAGCGACGGGGAACGGAAAGTCGTGAAGCCGGAAATCGGGGAATATGCCGAAGGCAAGCTGGGCTTGACCTTTACGATCGAGAAGTTCAGTACCTTCACGATTCTCAACCTGAACGACGGGGCGAACGGAACCCTGGGGAACGGAATCGAAGGAAGCTATCATAGCGCGTATATGATCGGGCTTCCGGACGGAACGTTCGGTCCGACGGTCGCGCTGACCCGGGCGCAAGTCGCCACGATTCTGTATCGCGTGCTGGATCTGCAGGCGGCAGACGCCACGATGAGCTATCCGGATGTCAAAGCGACGCATTGGGCAGCGGAAGCGATTCGTCAGGTGACGAAAGCCGGTCTCATGGAAGGCATGCCGGACGGCAGCTTCCAACCGGAGAAAGAGATTACCCGCGCGGAAATGGCGGTCATTATCGGGCGCTGGAAGGCGCTCGCGGGCGAGTCGGAGCACGGCTTCGCCGACGTCGGCGGTCATTGGGCGGAAGAGATGATCGGCAAGGTTTACCAAGCCGGTTACATGGAAGGCATGCCGGACGGCAGCTTCCAGCCGAACAAGGTTCTGACCCGCGCCGAAGGCGTCACCGTGTTCAACCGGGTGCTGGAGAGAGGGCCGCTGTACGGCGTAGAAGCCTCCTGGTCCGACGTTCCGGCCAGCCACTGGGCCTTCCATCACATCGAGGAAGCGTCCAGAGACCACTACTTTACGAGCCGTCCGGAAGGCGGCGAAACGATCGTCGAGTAA
- a CDS encoding sigma-70 family RNA polymerase sigma factor: protein MDITEENVVRHIRDRNEKAIAFLIQCYGGLLVSIIKRYVPYDRRDCEECLDDVLLAVWNQIDAFDPEKNTFKQWIAAIAKFRAIDSYRKARKHREPLTDAELAETLPGRQPLCDRQDVDEVLAHLTAGERMIFEKYYLEGVPSRELARQLDVKESWIHNKLSRGRQKLRRIFTSRNGV from the coding sequence GTGGACATAACCGAGGAAAACGTGGTGCGGCACATCCGGGACCGGAACGAAAAGGCCATCGCGTTTCTCATTCAATGCTATGGGGGCTTGCTCGTGTCGATCATCAAGCGCTACGTGCCTTATGACCGCCGGGATTGCGAGGAGTGTCTGGATGACGTGCTCCTGGCCGTCTGGAACCAAATCGATGCCTTCGATCCCGAAAAAAACACGTTCAAACAATGGATCGCCGCCATCGCCAAATTCCGCGCTATCGACAGCTATCGGAAAGCGAGGAAGCATCGGGAGCCGTTGACGGATGCGGAATTGGCCGAGACGCTGCCCGGCCGGCAGCCGCTTTGCGACCGGCAGGACGTGGACGAAGTGCTGGCCCATCTGACGGCCGGGGAGAGAATGATTTTCGAGAAATATTACCTGGAGGGAGTCCCCTCTCGCGAACTGGCCCGGCAGCTCGACGTGAAGGAATCGTGGATCCACAACAAGCTGTCGCGCGGCCGCCAAAAGCTTAGACGGATTTTCACTTCAAGAAACGGGGTGTGA
- a CDS encoding SDR family NAD(P)-dependent oxidoreductase, with translation MGRLSGKVAIITGAASGMGLAGVQLFAKEGAKVVATDVAVEALQQRVNEIVANGGEAIALRLDVSSPESWNSVVEETVAKYGKIDILINNAGIHIAKGVLDADVPDWNKVMDINTTGVWLGMKAVIPHMQKNGKGSIVNTSSIAAIIGGMADAQGAAYSASKGAVRSLTKHTAQWFAKDNIRVNSVHPGAVFTGMVEKAGIKSQAEMGEHYKNHAPLPPHAGEPMDIANAYLFLASDESKFITGIELPVDGGWISN, from the coding sequence ATGGGTAGACTTTCGGGAAAAGTAGCGATTATTACGGGAGCGGCTAGCGGCATGGGCTTGGCCGGCGTGCAGTTGTTCGCCAAAGAAGGCGCGAAGGTTGTCGCGACGGACGTAGCCGTCGAAGCGCTGCAACAACGCGTGAACGAAATCGTGGCAAACGGCGGAGAGGCGATCGCGTTAAGGCTCGACGTCTCCAGCCCGGAGTCCTGGAACTCCGTCGTGGAGGAAACCGTCGCGAAATACGGAAAAATCGACATCCTGATCAACAACGCGGGCATCCATATCGCCAAAGGCGTTCTGGACGCGGACGTCCCCGACTGGAATAAGGTCATGGACATCAACACGACCGGCGTATGGCTGGGCATGAAAGCCGTCATCCCGCACATGCAGAAGAACGGCAAAGGCTCGATCGTCAATACGTCGTCCATCGCGGCGATCATCGGCGGCATGGCCGACGCGCAAGGCGCCGCCTACAGCGCATCGAAAGGCGCCGTCCGTTCGCTCACGAAGCATACGGCGCAATGGTTCGCCAAAGACAACATTCGCGTCAACTCCGTTCATCCGGGCGCCGTATTTACCGGCATGGTCGAAAAGGCCGGCATCAAATCGCAGGCCGAGATGGGCGAGCATTATAAAAACCACGCGCCGCTGCCTCCGCATGCCGGAGAGCCGATGGACATCGCCAACGCTTATCTGTTCCTGGCTTCGGACGAATCCAAGTTCATCACCGGCATCGAGCTGCCCGTCGACGGCGGCTGGATCAGCAACTGA
- a CDS encoding bifunctional glycosyltransferase family 2/GtrA family protein yields MTILIPSYEPDNRLIALVRKLKETTRDSILIVDDGSGERYRGIFDQAKEAGCTVLVHPANRGKGSALKTGFDYMRQRGDREGVVCADSDGQHLPKDILKVMQAVREHRSHIVLGSRQFSGSVPLRSRFGNTATRKVFAMATGHSIRDTQTGLRGYSADMLDWLCRIPGERFEYEMNMLLEAPNAGYGLVEVPIDTVYLDDNKSSHFRPLADSARIYFPFLKFCLSSGLAAILDFALLLVLQGLKSNLLLSVVGARLCSSIFNYTMNRKFVFAKGRKAAVSRSMPKYFTLVVLIVLLNYGVLHLFHEHIGIPLVPAKLMTEAALFLFSYWAQRKFVY; encoded by the coding sequence ATGACGATCCTCATCCCTTCCTACGAACCGGACAACCGGCTGATCGCCCTCGTTCGCAAATTAAAGGAAACGACCCGCGATTCGATCCTGATCGTTGACGACGGCAGCGGCGAGAGGTATCGCGGAATTTTCGACCAGGCAAAAGAAGCCGGCTGCACCGTGCTGGTGCACCCCGCCAACCGGGGCAAGGGCAGCGCGTTGAAAACGGGTTTCGATTACATGAGGCAACGCGGCGACCGCGAGGGAGTCGTCTGCGCCGACAGCGACGGGCAGCATTTGCCGAAGGATATTTTGAAGGTCATGCAGGCCGTCCGCGAGCATCGCAGCCATATCGTGCTCGGCAGCCGGCAGTTCTCGGGCAGCGTTCCGCTGCGCAGCCGCTTCGGGAATACGGCGACCCGGAAGGTGTTCGCGATGGCGACCGGCCATTCCATCCGCGATACGCAGACCGGGCTTCGCGGCTACTCCGCCGACATGCTGGACTGGTTATGCCGCATTCCGGGCGAGCGCTTCGAGTACGAAATGAACATGCTGCTGGAAGCCCCGAATGCCGGCTACGGCCTGGTCGAGGTGCCGATCGATACCGTCTATCTCGACGACAACAAATCTTCCCATTTTCGCCCGCTTGCCGATTCCGCGCGTATTTATTTTCCTTTTCTGAAGTTCTGCCTGTCTTCGGGCCTCGCCGCGATCCTCGATTTCGCGCTGCTGCTCGTCTTGCAAGGACTGAAGTCGAATCTGCTGTTGTCCGTCGTCGGGGCGCGTCTGTGCAGTTCGATTTTCAACTATACGATGAATCGCAAATTCGTTTTCGCCAAAGGCAGAAAGGCCGCCGTATCCCGGTCGATGCCTAAATACTTCACCCTGGTCGTCCTTATCGTTTTGCTGAATTACGGGGTGCTGCATTTGTTTCATGAACATATCGGCATTCCGCTCGTCCCGGCCAAGCTGATGACGGAAGCCGCCCTGTTCTTGTTCAGCTACTGGGCGCAGCGGAAATTCGTTTATTGA
- a CDS encoding aldo/keto reductase → MRTIPLGTSSLEVPVVAVGCMRLNSLDKAGAERFVKTALDEGANFFDHADIYGAGRCEEIFAEAVGMNATVRENLILQSKCGIRQGMFDFSKEHILQSVDGILERLKTEYLDVLLLHRPDALVEPDEVAEAFDRLEASGKVRHFGVSNQNPLQIQLLKKSVKQPIVANQLQLSITNATMISSGFNVNMENESAVNRDGYVLDYCRLNDITVQPWSPFQYGFFKGVFLDNPEFPELNRKIDEIAAKYEVSNTTIAMAWLLRHPANMQPVTGTMNVDRLKDCIKASDIRLTREEWYEIFRAAGNVLP, encoded by the coding sequence ATGAGAACAATCCCGTTGGGAACAAGCTCTTTAGAGGTACCGGTCGTCGCGGTCGGCTGCATGCGCCTCAATTCGCTGGACAAAGCCGGAGCGGAACGATTCGTCAAAACGGCGCTGGACGAAGGCGCGAACTTCTTCGATCATGCGGACATCTACGGCGCGGGCCGTTGCGAGGAGATTTTCGCGGAGGCGGTCGGGATGAACGCGACGGTTCGCGAAAATCTCATTCTTCAATCCAAATGCGGCATCCGCCAGGGCATGTTCGATTTTTCCAAGGAGCATATCCTGCAGTCGGTGGACGGCATTTTGGAGCGGCTGAAAACCGAGTATCTGGACGTGCTGCTGCTGCACCGCCCGGATGCGCTGGTCGAGCCGGACGAGGTGGCCGAGGCGTTCGACCGGCTGGAAGCGTCCGGCAAGGTGCGCCATTTCGGCGTTTCCAACCAGAACCCGCTGCAAATCCAGCTGCTCAAAAAGTCGGTCAAGCAGCCGATCGTCGCCAACCAGCTGCAGCTCAGCATTACGAACGCCACGATGATCTCCAGCGGCTTCAACGTCAACATGGAGAATGAGTCGGCGGTCAACCGGGACGGCTACGTGCTGGACTACTGCCGGCTGAACGACATCACCGTCCAGCCGTGGTCCCCGTTCCAGTACGGCTTTTTCAAGGGCGTTTTTCTCGACAATCCGGAGTTCCCGGAACTGAACCGGAAAATCGACGAAATCGCCGCCAAGTACGAAGTGAGCAACACGACGATCGCGATGGCCTGGCTGCTGCGCCACCCCGCGAACATGCAGCCGGTAACCGGCACGATGAATGTCGATCGCCTGAAGGACTGCATCAAGGCAAGCGATATTCGGCTGACGCGCGAGGAATGGTACGAGATCTTCCGCGCCGCCGGCAACGTGCTTCCCTGA
- a CDS encoding ABC transporter substrate-binding protein, with protein MKALNVWIVLVAFLLAGCAGTRTGQGQAVEIERLKVLDWDSDSFYSRYGNYFLYEFPQIRFEVVPLKQVYASGSPPEQEQELARLVASEKPDLMFLNRMQYQTLQANGDLFPLKSLLGDRVFESLHKGVFELLKFYGGDELYGVAASMNSSFLFYNRDLFDRYGIRLPDDQMDWEQFAWLAMRFPAGRTLGLYSPSPEPSSFLTNIGVSEGLSYLSPDKSKVTMNTDGWAEFAELLKSLYAGKTVNAWETPYSRENHPFLNGEAAMTFGDYGFYRLLEERNLPFAWGVMPLPGSDRTRSAIDLEQVVSVYKDSEKAETAAKLIEYMTGEKMTRMLERTKASLSASLHASAAADAAHPFHFLYGRNANLDAIASYMNVSEMPDAFNAEFSAFYEDTIRKIVQDQVGVRDGLAEIEKFGNALIANIPEPALDAGVRP; from the coding sequence ATGAAAGCGCTTAATGTATGGATCGTGTTGGTCGCCTTTCTTCTTGCAGGCTGCGCGGGAACGAGAACGGGACAGGGGCAAGCGGTCGAAATCGAACGGCTTAAAGTGCTGGATTGGGACAGCGACAGCTTTTATTCCCGATATGGCAACTATTTTCTCTACGAGTTTCCCCAAATTCGTTTCGAGGTTGTCCCGCTGAAACAAGTTTATGCAAGCGGAAGCCCTCCGGAGCAGGAGCAGGAATTGGCCAGGCTGGTTGCGAGCGAGAAACCCGATCTTATGTTTTTAAACCGGATGCAGTACCAGACCTTGCAGGCCAACGGGGATCTGTTTCCGTTAAAAAGCCTGTTGGGAGACCGGGTATTCGAAAGCTTGCACAAGGGCGTTTTCGAGCTGCTGAAGTTTTACGGGGGCGACGAGCTTTACGGGGTTGCCGCTTCCATGAATTCGAGCTTCCTTTTTTATAACCGGGATTTATTCGATCGTTACGGAATCCGGTTGCCGGACGACCAAATGGATTGGGAGCAGTTTGCCTGGCTGGCGATGCGGTTCCCGGCCGGTCGGACCCTGGGGCTGTATTCCCCGAGCCCCGAGCCAAGCTCGTTTTTGACCAATATCGGCGTCTCCGAAGGCCTGTCCTATCTCTCTCCCGACAAAAGCAAAGTGACGATGAACACGGACGGCTGGGCCGAATTTGCGGAGCTGCTCAAATCGCTTTATGCCGGGAAAACGGTGAACGCGTGGGAGACGCCGTACAGCCGGGAAAATCATCCGTTCCTGAACGGGGAGGCCGCGATGACCTTCGGGGATTACGGCTTTTATCGATTGCTGGAGGAACGAAATTTGCCCTTTGCGTGGGGGGTCATGCCGTTGCCCGGCTCGGACCGGACGCGGTCTGCGATCGACCTGGAGCAAGTCGTCTCCGTTTACAAGGACAGCGAAAAGGCGGAAACCGCGGCCAAGCTGATCGAATATATGACCGGCGAGAAAATGACCCGAATGCTGGAACGCACGAAGGCCTCCTTGTCCGCGTCGCTGCATGCTTCGGCCGCTGCGGACGCGGCCCATCCGTTTCATTTCTTGTACGGTCGGAACGCGAATCTGGACGCTATCGCCAGTTACATGAACGTGAGCGAAATGCCCGATGCGTTTAACGCGGAATTTTCGGCTTTCTACGAGGATACGATTCGTAAAATTGTGCAAGATCAAGTCGGGGTAAGGGACGGACTGGCCGAGATCGAAAAGTTCGGCAATGCGCTTATCGCGAATATTCCGGAACCGGCTCTCGACGCCGGCGTTCGACCATAA
- a CDS encoding SMI1/KNR4 family protein — MSEELLDKLEQWHEEEEYEKIVEAVTEIPAKSRGYALTSHLGRALNNLERYEEAVKQFLSVKREGKEDPLWHYRIGLAYYYLERYEDARKAFETADRLEPGDEDTLEFLGWIESKLPKKPAKAPKAEAKADIGIDLKDFWEEGGRANDYSSEWPSDELIASVEEELVFRLPTFYVRMMKAQNGGVPRNRFYPLGESDSGTDGFIEISGISGIGRKKKRSLCGDLGSRATIENGGYPEIGVVICDCPSEAGVVMLDYRDCGNDGEPEIVYVDKENGYRITRLAPNFEAFVRGLVNVS, encoded by the coding sequence ATGAGCGAAGAGCTCTTGGACAAGCTGGAACAATGGCACGAGGAAGAAGAATACGAGAAAATCGTGGAAGCCGTCACGGAAATTCCGGCGAAAAGCCGGGGCTATGCGCTGACCAGCCACCTGGGCCGGGCGCTGAACAATCTGGAACGCTATGAAGAAGCGGTCAAGCAGTTCCTGTCGGTGAAAAGAGAGGGCAAGGAGGACCCGCTGTGGCATTACCGCATCGGGCTCGCCTATTATTATTTGGAACGGTACGAAGACGCCAGGAAAGCGTTTGAAACGGCCGACCGGCTGGAGCCCGGGGACGAGGACACGCTGGAGTTTTTGGGCTGGATCGAAAGCAAGCTCCCCAAGAAGCCCGCGAAAGCGCCCAAGGCCGAAGCGAAAGCCGATATCGGCATCGATTTGAAGGACTTCTGGGAGGAAGGCGGGCGGGCGAACGACTATAGCTCCGAATGGCCGAGCGACGAACTGATCGCTTCCGTGGAAGAAGAACTGGTGTTCAGGCTGCCAACTTTTTACGTGCGGATGATGAAGGCACAGAACGGGGGCGTTCCCCGCAACCGGTTTTATCCGCTGGGCGAATCGGACTCCGGGACCGACGGCTTTATCGAGATTTCGGGAATTTCGGGAATCGGGCGGAAGAAGAAGCGCTCGCTGTGCGGGGATTTGGGCAGCCGGGCCACGATCGAAAACGGAGGCTACCCCGAAATCGGCGTGGTCATTTGCGATTGTCCTTCCGAGGCCGGCGTGGTGATGCTGGACTACCGCGACTGCGGCAACGACGGGGAGCCCGAGATTGTCTACGTCGATAAAGAGAACGGGTACCGAATTACAAGACTCGCCCCGAATTTCGAGGCCTTCGTTCGGGGGCTCGTGAACGTTTCCTAA
- a CDS encoding MIP/aquaporin family protein yields the protein MNTSVKKYAAEFIGTFVLVLFGCGSAATAGDNLGNLGIALAFGLSIVAMAYAIGPVSGCHINPAVSLAMLLSRKLSGADFIGYVVAQVAGAIAGAGVLFAIIDSTGAAVTSLGQNGFGEGYGIGIPTGMAVVVEIVLTFVFIYAILGVTSSASNGAVAGLVIGLTLAFVHILGIGLTGTSVNPARSFGPALLLGGQALEGASGGHLYGDGDGEVGQSGVYGFGSLGTGDVYGT from the coding sequence ATGAACACATCCGTTAAAAAGTATGCCGCCGAATTCATCGGGACGTTCGTGCTCGTGCTGTTCGGCTGCGGCAGCGCCGCGACGGCGGGGGACAACCTGGGCAATCTGGGCATCGCCCTCGCGTTCGGCCTGTCCATCGTGGCGATGGCTTACGCCATCGGTCCGGTTTCCGGCTGCCACATCAATCCGGCGGTTTCGCTCGCCATGCTGCTTAGCCGCAAGTTGTCCGGCGCCGACTTCATCGGCTACGTCGTCGCTCAGGTTGCCGGCGCCATCGCGGGAGCCGGCGTTCTGTTCGCGATCATCGACTCCACGGGAGCCGCCGTCACCAGCCTCGGGCAGAACGGGTTCGGCGAAGGCTACGGGATCGGCATTCCGACGGGGATGGCCGTCGTCGTCGAGATCGTATTGACCTTCGTCTTCATTTACGCAATTTTGGGCGTGACCTCCTCCGCCAGCAACGGAGCCGTAGCCGGTCTGGTCATCGGCCTGACGCTGGCCTTCGTCCATATCCTCGGCATCGGCCTGACGGGAACCTCCGTCAACCCGGCCCGGAGCTTCGGCCCGGCGCTGCTGCTCGGCGGGCAGGCGCTGGAAGGCGCTTCAGGCGGGCACCTATACGGTGACGGTGACGGCGAAGTCGGACAATCCGGCGTATACGGATTCGGAAGCCTCGGAACCGGAGACGTATACGGTACCTGA